A window from Sphingopyxis alaskensis RB2256 encodes these proteins:
- a CDS encoding transcriptional regulator — protein MTVHQTINRPVFPAETLASMATLYPAQAGLLHHNLPDHPLLSIEALARLGETLSASAVEYNPGNLPVGIRPEDVPSNGLSIGETIRTIDTNGSWAVLKNIETMPDYRALLMDLLGELESVVVPRTGAMLTPQGFIFISSPGSITPFHFDPEHNILLQLRGTKVMNVWPAGDERFARRIEHERYHTGGHRNLPWDEAFRGGEQQVPLGPGDAVLMPVMAPHFVVNGDAPSISLSITWRSEWSYREAEAHAANAALRRMGLDPAMPPRWPRHARAKSLGWRIARKLRLVGERL, from the coding sequence ATGACCGTGCATCAGACGATCAACCGCCCCGTCTTTCCGGCTGAAACGCTGGCAAGCATGGCCACGCTTTATCCGGCGCAGGCGGGGCTGCTCCACCACAACCTGCCCGACCATCCCCTGCTGTCGATCGAGGCGCTGGCGCGGCTTGGCGAGACGCTGTCCGCGAGCGCGGTCGAATATAACCCCGGCAATCTGCCCGTCGGCATCCGGCCCGAGGATGTCCCCTCGAACGGGCTGTCGATTGGCGAGACGATCCGCACGATCGACACCAACGGCAGTTGGGCGGTGCTCAAGAATATCGAGACGATGCCCGACTATCGCGCGCTCTTGATGGACCTGCTCGGCGAGCTGGAATCGGTGGTGGTGCCGCGCACCGGGGCGATGCTGACGCCGCAGGGCTTTATCTTCATCTCGTCGCCGGGGTCGATCACGCCGTTCCACTTCGACCCCGAACATAATATCCTGCTCCAGCTGCGCGGCACGAAGGTGATGAATGTCTGGCCCGCGGGCGACGAACGCTTTGCGCGCCGCATCGAACATGAACGCTATCACACCGGCGGGCATCGCAACCTGCCGTGGGACGAGGCGTTTCGCGGCGGCGAGCAGCAGGTGCCGCTTGGCCCCGGCGATGCCGTGCTGATGCCCGTGATGGCGCCGCATTTCGTCGTCAATGGCGATGCACCGTCGATTTCGCTGTCGATCACCTGGCGCAGCGAATGGAGCTATCGCGAGGCCGAGGCGCATGCCGCCAACGCCGCGTTGCGCCGCATGGGGCTGGACCCCGCCATGCCACCGCGCTGGCCGCGCCATGCGCGGGCAAAGAGCCTGGGCTGGCGCATCGCCCGCAAGCTGCGGCTGGTCGGTGAGCGACTGTGA
- the infA gene encoding translation initiation factor IF-1, with product MAKEELLEMRGQVVELLPNAMFRVKLENDHEILGHTAGKMRKNRIRVLVGDEVLVELTPYDLTKGRITYRFK from the coding sequence ATGGCGAAAGAAGAACTTCTGGAAATGCGCGGCCAGGTGGTCGAACTGCTGCCCAACGCGATGTTTCGCGTCAAACTGGAAAACGACCACGAGATTCTGGGCCACACCGCGGGCAAGATGCGCAAGAACCGCATCCGCGTGCTCGTCGGCGACGAAGTGCTCGTCGAACTCACGCCCTATGACCTGACCAAGGGTCGGATCACCTATCGCTTCAAGTGA
- a CDS encoding Maf family protein, with amino-acid sequence MPALVLASTSPRRRELLARIGVMPARIAAPEIDETPLKGELPRDYVVRLARGKALAVARAPDEVVLAGDTTVSVGRRILEKPADEPDLRRMLGLLSGRRHHVWSGVCVVGTDGKARVRAVDTIVAFKALSAAEIDAYVASGEGMGKAGGYAIQGRAEAFVRFLSGSHSNVVGLPLFETRALLSSVGIPLG; translated from the coding sequence ATGCCCGCCCTCGTGCTTGCCTCGACCTCGCCGCGTCGGCGCGAATTGCTGGCGCGGATAGGCGTCATGCCCGCGCGTATTGCCGCTCCCGAAATCGACGAGACGCCGCTGAAGGGCGAGCTGCCGCGCGACTATGTCGTCCGCCTTGCGCGCGGCAAGGCGCTGGCGGTTGCGCGGGCGCCGGACGAGGTTGTGCTCGCGGGCGACACCACCGTCTCGGTCGGGCGCCGAATCCTTGAAAAACCGGCCGACGAGCCTGACCTGCGGCGGATGCTCGGCTTGCTGTCGGGCCGTCGCCATCATGTCTGGTCGGGTGTGTGCGTCGTCGGCACCGACGGCAAGGCCCGTGTGCGCGCGGTCGATACGATCGTCGCCTTCAAGGCGCTGTCGGCCGCCGAGATCGACGCCTATGTCGCGAGTGGCGAGGGGATGGGAAAGGCCGGGGGCTATGCGATCCAGGGCCGCGCCGAGGCCTTTGTCCGCTTCCTGTCGGGTAGCCATTCCAATGTCGTTGGCTTGCCGTTGTTCGAAACGCGGGCGCTTTTGAGCAGCGTGGGAATCCCGCTTGGCTGA
- a CDS encoding TonB-dependent receptor — protein sequence MTLRNILLGATMLCAATTPALAFAQDTAPATPAATDDGTETFDDADYGNDIIVTATGRAQRSQDIPIAVNVVGGEQLENSGISDIRGLRQIAPSFQATTGQSTATGVVLRIRGIGTAGDNPGFEPSVGVFVDGVFRARAGLALADLPPIDRVEVLRGPQGTLFGRNTSAGALNIITQKPSFNLGGYAEASYGNLDEIELKAGVTGPVSETLAVRLDGGYHKRDGYIKDVNSDRRFNDLDRWSVRGQALFEKDDVSFRLIADYARTDEQCCGALNTNSGFAQPGTPAFAASAVIQGLAAANGLTGIVTPFNPKDREVAYSPARDLTEKMREWGVSGQLDWDLGGVELTSITAWRDWKATRGMDVDFSGIDRAYRENMPIGMRDFTQEIRLKGTAFDDHVDWLIGGFYLNEKLNYTERTRFGTQGAQYVDAFINALTDASVPGPTGFQIFQSIPNAPLVGQVLLASNPQLAAAAAQAGVLDTFLTPLPGPQAGQGQVGDRYRVDTQAFALFTHNIIDFNDNVSLTLGLRYNHESKKLDADLQSNLPGCATLQSTRYGLYRQALQGLPSGLGNAIFNLVCNPVVNPEFNGIYRDKRSESKLTGTAKLSVKLDERVMVYGGYDRGYKSGGYNLDRGSFDTAFLGGNGAQASDLEFGNEDVDSFEFGVKTDLSTAFQFNANAFYTELKGYQNLAFEGNNFVVQNFDKVVAQGVELESIIRPAPNLNIMLGYSYIDTEVKDPVAGPDNGLPLTNSPKHVVTGAVTWTPQLSSNVGGLLHVDWRMNSDANTINDPVAVPFTTNDGYTIVNARAGLNFGPDQNYAVEFYVENLFNKYYNITAFPIPEQSASFAVYPAPPRLYGVKLRAKF from the coding sequence ATGACTTTGCGCAACATCCTGTTGGGCGCCACCATGCTGTGCGCCGCGACCACTCCCGCCCTCGCCTTTGCCCAGGACACGGCCCCCGCGACGCCAGCCGCCACCGACGACGGCACGGAAACGTTTGACGACGCCGATTATGGCAATGACATCATCGTCACCGCCACCGGTCGCGCGCAACGGTCGCAGGATATTCCGATCGCGGTCAATGTGGTCGGCGGCGAGCAGCTGGAAAACTCCGGCATCAGCGACATTCGCGGGCTTCGCCAGATCGCGCCCAGCTTTCAGGCGACGACCGGCCAGTCCACGGCCACCGGCGTCGTGCTGCGCATTCGCGGTATCGGCACCGCGGGCGACAACCCCGGCTTCGAACCCTCGGTCGGCGTTTTTGTCGATGGCGTTTTTCGCGCGCGGGCAGGCCTTGCGCTGGCCGACCTGCCGCCGATCGACCGCGTCGAGGTGCTGCGCGGGCCGCAGGGCACGCTGTTCGGTCGCAACACCTCGGCCGGCGCGCTCAACATCATCACGCAAAAACCGAGCTTCAACCTCGGTGGTTATGCCGAGGCGAGCTATGGCAATCTGGACGAGATCGAGCTGAAGGCCGGCGTCACGGGGCCGGTATCCGAAACGCTCGCAGTGCGGCTCGACGGCGGTTATCACAAGCGCGACGGCTATATCAAAGACGTCAACAGCGACCGCCGTTTCAACGATCTCGACCGCTGGTCGGTGCGCGGACAGGCCTTGTTCGAAAAGGACGATGTCTCGTTCCGCCTGATCGCCGACTATGCCCGGACCGACGAACAATGCTGCGGCGCGCTCAACACCAATTCGGGCTTTGCGCAGCCGGGCACGCCGGCCTTTGCCGCGAGCGCGGTCATCCAGGGGCTCGCCGCCGCGAACGGCCTGACGGGCATCGTGACGCCCTTCAATCCGAAGGATCGCGAAGTCGCCTATTCGCCCGCGCGCGACCTCACCGAAAAAATGCGCGAATGGGGCGTGTCGGGCCAGCTTGACTGGGATCTGGGCGGCGTCGAGCTGACGTCGATCACCGCGTGGCGCGACTGGAAGGCGACGCGCGGCATGGATGTCGACTTCTCCGGCATCGACCGCGCCTATCGCGAGAATATGCCGATCGGGATGCGCGACTTCACGCAGGAAATCCGCCTGAAGGGCACGGCGTTCGACGATCATGTCGACTGGCTGATCGGCGGCTTCTATCTCAACGAAAAGCTCAACTACACCGAACGCACCCGCTTTGGCACGCAGGGCGCGCAATATGTCGATGCCTTCATCAACGCGCTGACCGATGCGTCGGTGCCCGGTCCGACGGGCTTCCAGATTTTCCAGTCGATCCCCAATGCGCCGCTGGTGGGCCAGGTGCTGCTGGCGTCGAACCCGCAGCTCGCGGCCGCCGCGGCGCAGGCGGGCGTGCTCGACACCTTCCTGACGCCGCTTCCGGGGCCGCAGGCGGGGCAGGGTCAGGTCGGCGACCGTTACCGCGTCGATACCCAAGCCTTTGCGCTGTTCACGCACAATATCATCGACTTCAACGACAATGTCTCGCTGACCCTTGGCCTGCGCTACAATCATGAATCGAAGAAGCTGGACGCCGACCTGCAGTCGAACCTGCCGGGCTGCGCGACCTTGCAGAGCACACGCTACGGCCTCTATCGTCAGGCGCTCCAGGGTCTGCCGTCGGGGCTTGGCAATGCGATCTTCAACCTCGTCTGCAATCCCGTCGTCAATCCCGAGTTCAACGGCATCTATCGCGACAAGCGCAGCGAGAGCAAGCTGACCGGAACCGCCAAGCTGTCGGTCAAGCTCGACGAGCGCGTCATGGTCTATGGCGGTTATGACCGCGGCTATAAATCGGGCGGCTACAACCTCGACCGCGGTTCGTTCGACACCGCGTTCCTCGGTGGCAACGGCGCGCAGGCGTCGGACCTCGAGTTCGGGAATGAAGATGTCGATTCGTTCGAGTTCGGTGTGAAGACCGACCTGAGCACGGCGTTCCAGTTCAACGCCAACGCCTTCTACACCGAGCTCAAGGGCTATCAGAATCTGGCGTTCGAGGGGAACAACTTCGTCGTCCAGAACTTCGACAAGGTGGTGGCGCAGGGCGTCGAGCTGGAATCGATTATCCGTCCCGCGCCGAACCTCAACATCATGCTCGGCTATTCCTATATCGATACCGAGGTGAAGGATCCGGTCGCCGGGCCGGACAATGGCCTGCCGCTCACCAATTCGCCCAAGCATGTCGTCACCGGCGCGGTCACCTGGACCCCGCAGCTCAGCAGCAATGTCGGCGGCCTGCTGCATGTCGACTGGCGCATGAACAGCGACGCAAACACGATCAACGATCCGGTCGCGGTGCCGTTCACGACCAACGACGGCTATACGATCGTCAATGCGCGGGCGGGGCTGAACTTCGGACCCGACCAGAATTATGCGGTCGAGTTCTACGTCGAGAATCTGTTCAACAAATATTACAACATCACGGCGTTCCCGATCCCCGAACAAAGCGCGAGCTTCGCCGTCTATCCGGCGCCGCCGCGCCTCTATGGGGTGAAGCTGCGCGCCAAGTTCTGA
- a CDS encoding GNAT family N-acetyltransferase: MTVHPAFPVSSIDAAPLTVRVVDPLALSEGLAAAWDGLAGEASEPNPFAERWCLQSALHLLDPERQARLIVVQGGADGPLIGVMPLAPAARYSRLPLRHAVGWAHPNHFHGAPLVRAGFESLFWSILLGWCDAAPWARTLLHVPRLTEDGPLHRALIDAARGRGGEAVVVHREERALLASDLSPAAYWDAAVRAKKRKELRRQANRLADEGVVQFRRWQAGDPPGPWIDAFLALEARGWKGRAGSALASNSDTQAWFRAIVPAAAAAGRLDMRALDLDGRPLAMLVNFLCPPGGFSFKTAFDEDYARFSPGVLLQQANLDLLDDPRIEWVDSCAAPGHPMIDSVWRERRALVWVNVPLTGRSDRLRFAMLMRAERMWRRWKGAAQHADEVESPT, translated from the coding sequence ATGACGGTCCATCCTGCCTTTCCGGTCAGCAGCATCGACGCCGCGCCGCTGACGGTGCGCGTGGTCGATCCGCTGGCGCTGTCGGAGGGGCTGGCGGCGGCGTGGGACGGGCTGGCGGGCGAGGCAAGCGAGCCCAATCCCTTTGCCGAACGCTGGTGCCTGCAATCGGCACTGCACCTGCTCGATCCCGAACGCCAAGCGCGGCTTATCGTCGTGCAGGGCGGCGCGGACGGGCCGCTGATCGGCGTGATGCCGCTCGCACCCGCGGCGCGTTACAGCCGCCTGCCGCTGCGTCACGCCGTGGGCTGGGCGCACCCCAATCATTTTCACGGCGCGCCTCTGGTGCGCGCAGGTTTTGAAAGCCTGTTCTGGTCGATCCTGCTCGGCTGGTGCGATGCGGCGCCCTGGGCGCGCACCTTGCTGCATGTGCCGCGATTGACCGAGGACGGGCCGCTCCACCGCGCGCTGATCGATGCGGCGCGGGGGCGTGGTGGCGAGGCCGTGGTCGTCCACCGCGAGGAGCGTGCGCTGCTCGCAAGCGACCTCTCGCCCGCCGCCTATTGGGACGCAGCGGTGCGCGCGAAGAAGCGCAAGGAATTGAGGCGGCAGGCGAACCGGCTCGCCGATGAGGGTGTGGTGCAATTTCGCCGGTGGCAGGCGGGCGATCCGCCGGGTCCGTGGATCGACGCCTTCCTCGCCCTGGAGGCGCGCGGCTGGAAGGGGCGCGCGGGATCGGCGCTTGCGAGTAACAGCGACACCCAGGCCTGGTTCCGCGCCATCGTGCCCGCCGCCGCCGCGGCGGGGCGGCTCGACATGCGCGCGCTCGACCTCGATGGCCGCCCGCTGGCAATGCTCGTCAACTTCCTGTGCCCGCCCGGCGGCTTTTCGTTCAAGACCGCGTTCGATGAGGATTATGCACGCTTTTCGCCGGGCGTCCTGTTGCAACAGGCGAATCTGGACCTGCTCGACGACCCGCGCATCGAATGGGTCGACAGCTGCGCCGCGCCCGGCCATCCGATGATCGACAGCGTCTGGCGCGAACGCCGTGCGCTCGTCTGGGTCAACGTCCCGCTGACAGGGCGCTCCGACCGGCTGCGTTTTGCGATGCTGATGCGCGCCGAGCGAATGTGGCGGCGCTGGAAGGGTGCCGCTCAGCACGCCGATGAAGTGGAAAGCCCGACATGA
- the folE gene encoding GTP cyclohydrolase I FolE yields MSELGQDLGPDGKLIVPDHVADAVRTLIEWAGDDPAREGLLDTPRRVARAWKEYCSGYGEDPSIHLSRTFEEVGGYDEVVLLRDIPFQSHCEHHMAPITGKASIAYLPRDRVVGISKLARVLNGYARRLQVQERLTAEVAQCIWDNLQPHGVAVVIDAQHGCMTGRGVRTPGVGMVTSRLLGCFLEDQRSRKEVLGLMGY; encoded by the coding sequence ATGAGCGAATTGGGACAGGATTTGGGACCGGACGGCAAGCTGATCGTTCCGGATCATGTCGCGGACGCCGTGCGCACGCTGATCGAATGGGCCGGCGACGATCCTGCGCGCGAAGGCCTGCTCGACACGCCACGCCGCGTCGCGCGCGCGTGGAAGGAATATTGTTCGGGCTATGGCGAAGATCCTTCGATCCACCTCTCGCGCACCTTTGAGGAGGTTGGCGGCTATGACGAGGTCGTGCTGCTGCGCGACATTCCCTTCCAGTCGCATTGCGAACATCATATGGCGCCGATCACGGGCAAGGCGTCGATCGCCTATCTGCCCAGGGACCGCGTCGTCGGCATTTCCAAGCTCGCGCGCGTTCTCAATGGCTATGCGCGGCGGCTTCAGGTGCAGGAGCGGCTGACCGCCGAAGTCGCGCAGTGCATCTGGGACAATCTCCAGCCGCACGGGGTCGCGGTGGTAATCGACGCGCAGCATGGCTGCATGACCGGACGCGGCGTCCGCACGCCCGGCGTCGGCATGGTAACGAGCCGCCTGCTCGGCTGTTTCCTCGAAGACCAGCGCAGCCGGAAGGAAGTGCTGGGTTTGATGGGCTATTGA
- a CDS encoding DNA gyrase inhibitor YacG, with translation MPSKSPRCPLCGKPRDPAFKPFCSRGCRDRDLLRWFGEDYRVPAQQAPDGTADDDRFDDG, from the coding sequence ATGCCCAGTAAATCCCCGCGCTGTCCGCTCTGCGGCAAGCCGCGCGATCCCGCCTTCAAGCCCTTTTGCAGCCGCGGTTGCCGCGACCGCGATCTGCTCCGCTGGTTCGGCGAGGATTATCGCGTGCCGGCCCAGCAGGCGCCCGATGGCACCGCCGACGATGATCGTTTCGACGACGGATAA
- a CDS encoding TonB-dependent receptor: MKFKALIGTSILAMAVATPAFAQDAEEEVARDAFGGEIVVTAQRQSERLQDVPIAVSAFSAEALEAQQIENPSDLQLTLPNVTFTKTNFTSSSFTIRGIGDLCVGVSCDSATAIHQNESPLIGTRLFETEFFDLERIEVLRGPQGTLFGRNATSGVVNVVTAKPNLDAFGAAGEFEYGNYNSIKAKGMVNLPIGDTLGVRIAGFYLNRDGYTKNLFDDSRIDDRDMYAIRGSIRWQPTPDTTLDLMGYYFREDDNRLRIQKQYCQRDPTGVLGCLNNRRDPGVTNANSTFVGVLTSAEFLAIRGIPTAFALGSLYGPDALSTFAPIADPRVVNTDFTPTYFSDELQLQGRLEHSFGAINVSLAGVYQEARVDSSQDYNLSIQDRSFFAPALNTLAAAGAGLVPGLPASFFAPIAQALIPNGPNGVLCTSLAEESGLGSYGGRSLCTATPQDFDRSNQKSNAWSGEMIVSSDFDGPFNFLLGGIYGESHLTENSYYVNSFGIDYLTGILGTFTALGSGGTIPPSFLATPFFRNNTDDLKVKSYGFFGEGYYEINDAIKLTVGLRYNNDKKRVQARSTLASFLVPFGQTGSAFDSPFVGAFDADPGLAGNQLFQVRKVGFDEVTGRAVLDWKITPDNLVYASYSRGYKSGGINPPLQPAFAVDEAFSPEIVNAFEIGSKNRFGALQINVTGFYYQYKDLQLSRIVARTSVNDNVDANIWGLEAEAVITPTPDFVVNIGASYLNTEVSSDKFLGNPRDPSGGRSDAVIIKDITNGSNCAVVPTTAGNAAGTAGYVSAINASLGLQGPAGFGPNSGINSPGAFGICSVLQANAATVGALFGGIAIENAGVPVNIRGNKLPQAPNVKFSAGVQYTHNFANDMSLTPRLDVTYTGDSYGNIFNGRINEINGYAQVNAQIQLNGPDKKWFVKAFVSNIFDSQPVTGLYVTDQSSGLFTNVFTLDPRRYGISAGFKF; encoded by the coding sequence ATGAAGTTCAAGGCACTGATCGGAACGTCGATCCTTGCGATGGCGGTGGCGACACCGGCCTTTGCGCAGGATGCGGAGGAGGAAGTCGCGCGCGATGCGTTCGGCGGCGAAATCGTCGTCACCGCACAGCGCCAGTCGGAACGACTGCAGGATGTGCCGATCGCGGTCAGCGCCTTTTCGGCCGAGGCGCTGGAGGCGCAACAGATCGAGAATCCTTCCGATCTGCAACTGACGCTCCCGAACGTCACCTTCACCAAGACGAATTTCACCTCGTCGAGCTTTACCATCCGTGGCATCGGCGACCTTTGCGTTGGCGTGAGTTGCGACAGCGCGACGGCGATCCACCAGAATGAATCGCCGCTCATCGGCACGCGCCTGTTCGAAACCGAGTTTTTCGACCTCGAACGCATCGAGGTGCTGCGCGGCCCACAGGGCACGCTGTTCGGTCGCAACGCGACCTCGGGCGTCGTCAACGTCGTCACCGCCAAGCCCAACCTCGACGCCTTTGGCGCGGCGGGCGAGTTCGAATATGGCAATTACAACAGCATCAAGGCCAAGGGCATGGTCAACCTGCCCATCGGCGACACGCTGGGTGTGCGCATCGCGGGCTTTTACCTCAACCGCGACGGCTATACGAAAAACCTGTTCGACGACAGCCGCATCGACGACCGCGACATGTATGCGATCCGCGGATCGATCCGCTGGCAGCCGACCCCCGACACGACGCTCGACCTCATGGGCTATTATTTCCGCGAGGACGACAACCGCCTGCGCATCCAGAAACAATATTGCCAGCGCGATCCCACCGGCGTTCTGGGTTGTCTGAACAACCGCCGCGATCCGGGCGTGACCAACGCCAATTCGACCTTTGTGGGGGTTCTGACAAGCGCCGAGTTCCTCGCGATCCGCGGCATCCCGACGGCGTTCGCGCTGGGTAGTCTCTACGGCCCCGACGCGCTTTCGACCTTCGCCCCGATCGCCGATCCGCGCGTCGTCAACACCGATTTTACGCCGACCTATTTCTCCGACGAACTGCAATTGCAGGGGCGTCTTGAGCACAGCTTCGGGGCGATCAACGTCTCGCTCGCCGGCGTCTATCAGGAAGCGCGGGTCGACAGCAGCCAGGATTACAACCTGTCGATCCAGGATCGCAGCTTCTTCGCGCCGGCGCTCAACACGCTTGCGGCCGCGGGAGCGGGTCTGGTTCCCGGTCTGCCTGCATCCTTCTTCGCCCCGATCGCGCAGGCGCTGATCCCCAACGGACCGAATGGGGTGCTATGCACGTCGCTGGCCGAGGAATCGGGACTGGGTTCCTATGGCGGCCGATCGCTCTGCACCGCAACACCTCAGGATTTCGACCGCTCGAACCAGAAGAGCAACGCCTGGTCGGGCGAAATGATCGTCAGCTCCGACTTTGATGGCCCGTTCAACTTCCTGCTGGGCGGCATTTACGGCGAGTCGCACCTCACCGAAAACAGCTATTATGTGAACTCGTTCGGCATCGACTATCTGACCGGGATTCTCGGCACCTTCACCGCGCTGGGATCGGGAGGCACGATTCCGCCATCTTTCCTCGCAACGCCCTTTTTCCGTAACAATACCGACGATCTGAAGGTCAAATCCTACGGATTCTTCGGCGAGGGCTATTATGAGATCAACGACGCGATCAAGCTGACCGTCGGACTGCGCTACAACAACGACAAGAAACGGGTACAGGCACGCTCGACGCTGGCCAGCTTCCTCGTTCCTTTCGGCCAGACCGGCAGCGCCTTCGATTCGCCGTTCGTCGGCGCGTTCGACGCCGATCCGGGGCTTGCCGGCAACCAGCTTTTCCAGGTCCGAAAGGTCGGTTTCGACGAGGTCACCGGCCGCGCGGTGCTCGACTGGAAGATCACGCCCGACAATCTCGTTTATGCGAGCTATTCGCGCGGTTACAAGTCGGGCGGTATCAACCCGCCGCTGCAACCGGCCTTTGCGGTCGATGAGGCCTTCTCGCCCGAAATCGTCAACGCATTCGAAATCGGGTCGAAGAACCGCTTTGGCGCGCTGCAGATCAACGTCACGGGCTTCTATTACCAGTATAAGGATCTGCAACTCAGCCGCATCGTCGCGCGCACGTCGGTCAACGACAATGTCGATGCGAATATCTGGGGCCTTGAAGCCGAAGCGGTGATCACGCCCACACCCGACTTTGTCGTCAATATCGGCGCGAGCTATCTCAACACCGAAGTGTCGAGCGACAAGTTCCTCGGCAACCCGCGCGATCCGTCGGGCGGCCGGTCGGACGCGGTGATCATCAAGGATATCACCAACGGGTCGAACTGCGCGGTCGTTCCGACGACGGCGGGCAACGCCGCGGGCACGGCGGGTTATGTCAGCGCGATCAACGCCAGCCTTGGCCTTCAGGGGCCCGCTGGCTTCGGCCCGAACAGCGGCATCAATTCGCCGGGCGCCTTTGGCATCTGTTCGGTTCTTCAGGCCAATGCGGCGACCGTGGGCGCCCTGTTCGGCGGCATCGCGATCGAAAATGCCGGCGTGCCGGTCAACATCCGCGGCAACAAGCTGCCGCAGGCGCCGAATGTGAAGTTCAGCGCGGGCGTCCAGTACACGCACAACTTCGCCAACGACATGTCGCTGACGCCGCGCCTCGACGTCACCTATACCGGCGACAGCTATGGCAATATCTTCAACGGCCGGATCAACGAGATCAATGGCTATGCGCAGGTCAATGCGCAGATCCAGCTGAATGGTCCCGACAAGAAATGGTTCGTGAAGGCGTTTGTTTCGAACATCTTCGACAGCCAGCCCGTCACCGGCCTGTATGTCACCGACCAGTCGTCGGGCCTGTTCACCAATGTGTTCACGCTCGACCCGCGCCGCTACGGCATCTCTGCCGGGTTCAAGTTCTGA
- a CDS encoding ribonuclease has product MAEWLYEAGIGEARAALVVDGRIVEARIERDDEGPRVGAVVAARLIEAGRSGRDALVALDWPGEPPATLGDVPPGTSTGARIAVEITRMALCERGRDKPARARMAEPGAVPGDGPDLRARIAASGVPVNLLHPTAADRLEAAGWSEMIDCVRTGHWPFAGGALWVDATPAMVLIDIDGEGDALALAKTGAVEAAAVIRCCGIGGSIGIDFPSLPGRAERRAIDAAIDAALPPPFERTAVNGFGFMQIIRRRDRPSLIEQVRLDPVRTDAALLLRRAERAVGAGVLTLTARGAVIDHIAARPGWIAQLEQRCGRPIRLVADPAATGGGHAQ; this is encoded by the coding sequence TTGGCTGAGTGGCTTTACGAGGCCGGGATCGGCGAGGCGCGCGCGGCGCTGGTCGTGGATGGCCGTATCGTCGAGGCGCGGATCGAGCGTGACGATGAAGGGCCGCGCGTCGGTGCGGTCGTCGCCGCAAGGTTGATCGAGGCGGGGCGGAGCGGCAGGGACGCACTGGTCGCGCTCGACTGGCCAGGCGAACCGCCGGCGACGCTCGGCGACGTCCCGCCCGGCACCTCGACAGGCGCGCGGATCGCCGTCGAGATCACCCGCATGGCGCTTTGCGAGCGCGGCCGCGACAAGCCCGCGCGCGCGCGGATGGCCGAACCGGGCGCCGTGCCGGGCGATGGCCCCGATTTGCGTGCTCGAATCGCGGCAAGTGGTGTGCCGGTGAACCTGCTGCATCCGACGGCCGCCGACCGGCTCGAAGCGGCGGGGTGGAGCGAGATGATCGATTGTGTACGCACGGGGCACTGGCCCTTCGCGGGCGGCGCGCTGTGGGTCGATGCGACCCCGGCGATGGTGCTGATCGACATCGATGGCGAGGGTGACGCGCTGGCGCTCGCCAAGACAGGCGCGGTCGAGGCGGCGGCGGTTATCCGCTGTTGCGGCATCGGCGGGTCGATCGGCATCGATTTTCCGTCGCTGCCGGGACGCGCGGAACGGCGGGCGATCGACGCTGCGATCGACGCCGCGCTGCCGCCGCCTTTCGAGCGCACGGCGGTCAACGGATTTGGTTTCATGCAGATCATCCGGCGCCGCGATCGGCCATCGCTGATCGAACAGGTGCGGCTCGATCCCGTGCGGACCGACGCCGCGCTGCTGCTGCGGCGCGCGGAGCGCGCGGTCGGGGCGGGCGTGTTGACGCTGACCGCGCGCGGCGCAGTGATCGACCATATCGCAGCGCGCCCAGGCTGGATCGCGCAGCTCGAACAACGCTGCGGACGCCCGATCCGGCTGGTCGCCGACCCCGCGGCGACAGGAGGCGGCCATGCCCAGTAA
- a CDS encoding Fe2+-dependent dioxygenase: MFKLVQLLGDNAVRALRDIAASGTFVDGKISNPHSRVKNNLQLHDAAAYERSSKILLDAMIQNADFMEFSFPARIAPPLLTRYTPGMHYGLHPDAAYIPLPDGQLRTDVSCTIFLSDPADYDGGALHVQLGNADLRFKEAPGVAIVYPSHTLHEVEPVTRGERLVAITFIQSLIPDVQQRNLMHELNEIAALEGGKMEPANYTRLQAVQYQLLRMWRR, encoded by the coding sequence ATGTTCAAGCTTGTTCAGCTGCTCGGTGACAATGCGGTGCGCGCACTGCGCGATATCGCCGCAAGCGGCACCTTTGTAGACGGCAAGATCAGTAACCCGCATTCCAGGGTAAAGAATAACCTGCAACTGCACGACGCGGCGGCTTACGAACGCTCGTCGAAAATCCTGCTCGATGCGATGATCCAGAACGCTGATTTCATGGAGTTTTCCTTCCCCGCGCGCATCGCCCCGCCGCTGCTGACGCGATACACCCCTGGCATGCACTATGGGCTGCACCCCGATGCCGCCTATATCCCGCTGCCCGACGGCCAGCTTCGCACCGACGTCAGCTGTACCATCTTCCTCAGCGACCCCGCCGATTATGACGGCGGCGCGCTCCATGTGCAGCTCGGTAACGCCGATCTGCGCTTTAAGGAAGCGCCCGGCGTCGCAATCGTCTACCCATCGCATACGCTGCACGAGGTCGAACCGGTGACCCGCGGCGAGCGACTGGTCGCCATCACCTTTATCCAGAGCCTGATTCCCGACGTCCAACAGCGGAACCTCATGCACGAACTTAACGAGATCGCGGCGCTGGAGGGCGGCAAGATGGAGCCCGCAAACTACACGCGACTCCAAGCCGTCCAGTATCAGTTGCTCAGAATGTGGCGGCGCTGA